From Phragmites australis chromosome 5, lpPhrAust1.1, whole genome shotgun sequence, a single genomic window includes:
- the LOC133917739 gene encoding ethylene-responsive transcription factor ERF017-like, which yields MSSSPEMEGGRESKKYKGVRRRKWGKWVSEIRLPNSRERIWLGSYDAPEKAARAFDAAFVCLRGRGAAGADLNFPDSPPPCRPGGCSSDPQEVQAAALSHANRAAVKAQQAAAAALMDVDGSPPTLPRDSASHDTDVLGTGSAEVVAPVRADGSIDWRLVMAHPPPLFSPTGWGSNAYDFLQVSPPTSADEEMEESLHGASASLWSFDMRDSYFRY from the coding sequence ATGTCGTCGTCGCCGGAGATGGAGGGCGGCAGGGAGAGCAAGAAGTACAAGGGCGTGCGGCGGCGCAAGTGGGGCAAGTGGGTGTCGGAGATCCGGCTGCCCAACAGCCGCGAGCGCATCTGGCTGGGCTCCTACGACGCCCCGGAGAAGGCCGCGCGCGCCTTCGACGCCGCCTTCGTCTGCCTCCGCGGTCgcggcgccgccggcgcggACCTCAACTTCCCGGACTCGCCGCCGCCCTGCCGTCCAGGCGGCTGCAGCAGCGACCCACAGGAGGTGCAGGCCGCCGCGCTCTCACACGCCAACCGCGCCGCCGTCAAGGCGCAGcaggcggccgccgcggctctCATGGACGTCGACGGCTCGCCGCCAACGTTGCCACGGGACTCCGCGTCGCATGACACGGACGTTCTTGGCACTGGCAGCGCTGAGGTGGTGGCGCCCGTGCGCGCCGACGGCAGCATCGACTGGCGCCTCGTCATGGCCCATCCGCCGCCGCTCTTCTCCCCGACCGGGTGGGGCAGCAATGCGTACGACTTCCTGCAGGTGTCGCCGCCGACGTCAGCGGacgaggagatggaggagagtCTCCATGGCGCAAGCGCTTCTCTCTGGAGCTTTGACATGAGAGACTCCTACTTCAGATACTAA
- the LOC133919932 gene encoding 20 kDa chaperonin, chloroplastic-like: protein MATVQLSGAAIGAAAFAGKGSAPLNVLRLTSTVAVVGALPARRVLRGLVARAATVVAPKYTTLNPLDDRVLVKIKSSEEKTTGGILLPSTAQSKPQGGEVVAVGEGRTIGDRKVDVSIQVGAQVVYSKYAGTEVELNDSNYLILKEDDIIGILETDDVKDMKPLNDRVLIMVAEAEDKTPGGLLLTETTKEKPSIGTVVAVGPGPLDEEGKRSPLSVSAGSNVLYSKYAGSEFKGADGTNYIVLRVLDLMAVLS from the exons ATGGCGACGGTGCAACTCTCCGGCGCGGCGATCGGCGCGGCGGCGTTCGCGGGGAAGGGGTCGGCCCCTCTCAACGTGCTACGACTTACGTCGACCGTCGCCGTCGTCGGGGCCCTCCCCGCGCGGCGAGTGCTCCGCGGCCTCGTCGCCAGGGCCGCCACCGTCGTTGCCCCCAAG TATACAACACTCAATCCCTTAGATGATAGGGTGCTTGTAAAGATTAAGTCTTCCGAGGAGAAGACAACCGGTGGAATTTTGCTTCCTTCGACTGCTCAGTCCAAACCTCAGGGTGGTGAAGTAGTCGCCGTCGGAGAGGGAAGAACCATTGGGGATAGGAAGGTGGATGTCAGCATTCAG GTTGGAGCTCAAGTTGTATATTCAAAGTACGCTGGAACTGAGGTGGAGTTGAATGATTCCAACTATCTAATTCTAAAAGAGGATGACATCATAGGTATTCTAGAAACCGATGATGTGAAAGACATGAAGCCTTTGAATGACCGTGTTTTGATCATG GTTGCTGAAGCTGAAGATAAAACTCCAGGTGGTCTATTGCTTACCGAAACTACCAAGGAGAAGCCATCTATTGGAACG GTTGTAGCTGTTGGTCCAGGCCCCCTGGATGAGGAAGGCAAGAGGAGCCCGTTGTCTGTGTCTGCAGGCAGCAACGTTCTGTACTCCAAATATGCTGGCAGTGAGTTCAAGGGTGCTGATGGCACGAACTACATTGTGCTGCGGGTGTTGGATCTGATGGCCGTCCTCTCATGA